In Bacteroidota bacterium, one DNA window encodes the following:
- a CDS encoding response regulator encodes MAVENGNPIYKRVMIIDDTYVDRYVAERNILKYGISSEVVSKESAKAGLEYLKSCESNPSLLPELIFLDIRMPEMDGFGFLDEYEKLPEAVKGNCVVMMLSTSLNPEDHERVKGNKYVSRFLNKPLDKEKIEILLNN; translated from the coding sequence ATGGCTGTAGAAAACGGTAATCCGATTTACAAAAGAGTGATGATCATTGATGATACCTATGTGGATCGCTATGTAGCAGAGAGAAATATTCTGAAGTATGGTATTTCAAGTGAAGTTGTCAGTAAAGAATCCGCTAAAGCCGGATTGGAGTATTTAAAATCATGTGAGTCAAATCCGTCATTACTCCCTGAATTGATCTTTCTGGATATTCGCATGCCAGAAATGGATGGTTTTGGTTTTTTGGATGAATATGAAAAGTTGCCTGAGGCAGTGAAAGGAAATTGTGTTGTAATGATGCTGTCAACTTCCCTGAATCCTGAAGATCATGAAAGAGTGAAAGGCAACAAATACGTCAGTCGTTTTCTGAACAAGCCCCTTGATAAGGAGAAAATTGAAATCTTGTTGAATAATTGA
- a CDS encoding glycoside hydrolase family 9 protein, whose protein sequence is MKLKFTLQCILLFWIKYMSGSPATTSENIKVDQFGYRPLDEKIAVISNPLIGYNNTATFIPGSVYQLREWSTDAVVFTGSPSSWNSGATQSQSGDQVWWFDFSTFTSPGAYYIFDVSNNVGSYRFEIDECVYNDALIQTVRMFYYARCGMRKDSQYADSAWADHSCHQRTDQDFECKLYNNRISSTARDLSGGWHDAGDYNKYVNFTWGTMIDLLLAYEENPLIWGDDYNIPESGNGIPDLLDEIKYELSWLRKMQQTDGSVLSIVGGGAASPPSSDQNFRVYGPATTSASFTAAGIFALASIQFTSIGQAIDAFYYKNAAIAAYDWAVANPGVTFYNSGLLGAGEQETDSYGVAARKFTASVFLYALTTDQQYRTFVDANYQDLHLLQWTYAYPFEGVEQDALLYYTKTPGATTSVINDIISAYTSSMVSNNADNLPAYLSRTDAYSAWLADNNYTWNSNQTKSKQANMFLNMNAYNLSTVNQNNFTNAAAGYVHYFHGVNPNSKTFISNMGSFGAENSVSQFYHAWFENGSPLWDEVGVSTYGPPPGYIPGGPNPGYSLDGCCPGSCGSPINNALCNINVTPPMNQPIQKSYKDFNDNWPLNSWTVTEAGIYTNAAYVKMISKFASPLCLPTTISALNLSDEGKIIKSIFPSPSKNEVTVILNRLISGGKISLFDISGRNVFERSIDNENSILIDLSAVTSGMYVLKVNSGEITEVARVVKQ, encoded by the coding sequence ATGAAGCTGAAATTTACTTTACAATGTATTCTTTTGTTCTGGATAAAATATATGTCCGGATCACCGGCAACTACTTCGGAGAATATTAAAGTAGATCAATTTGGTTACCGACCGCTTGATGAGAAAATAGCTGTTATTTCAAATCCATTAATCGGATATAACAACACAGCAACATTTATTCCGGGAAGTGTTTATCAGTTACGTGAGTGGAGTACGGATGCTGTTGTTTTCACTGGAAGCCCATCTTCATGGAATAGTGGTGCCACGCAAAGTCAAAGTGGAGATCAGGTTTGGTGGTTTGATTTTTCCACTTTTACCTCTCCCGGAGCATATTATATTTTTGATGTTTCAAATAATGTCGGCTCATATCGTTTTGAGATAGATGAGTGTGTTTACAATGATGCATTGATTCAAACTGTGCGAATGTTTTATTATGCTCGTTGCGGAATGAGAAAAGACTCACAGTACGCCGATTCGGCTTGGGCGGATCACTCTTGCCATCAAAGGACAGATCAGGATTTTGAATGCAAATTATACAACAATAGAATAAGTAGTACTGCAAGAGATCTTTCTGGCGGATGGCATGATGCGGGTGATTATAATAAATATGTGAACTTTACGTGGGGAACAATGATTGACCTATTACTGGCATACGAAGAAAATCCATTGATATGGGGAGATGATTATAATATCCCTGAAAGCGGAAATGGAATTCCTGACCTCCTTGATGAAATTAAGTATGAGTTGAGCTGGCTTCGTAAAATGCAACAAACGGATGGTTCAGTTTTATCGATCGTAGGTGGTGGAGCTGCAAGTCCGCCGAGCAGTGATCAGAATTTCAGAGTCTATGGTCCTGCTACCACTTCTGCATCATTTACAGCAGCCGGTATTTTTGCATTGGCTTCAATTCAGTTTACTTCGATTGGACAGGCTATCGATGCTTTCTATTATAAAAATGCTGCAATAGCTGCATACGATTGGGCGGTGGCAAACCCTGGTGTTACATTTTATAATTCAGGTTTACTCGGCGCAGGTGAACAGGAAACTGATAGCTATGGAGTGGCAGCGAGAAAATTTACAGCATCAGTTTTTCTTTATGCATTGACTACAGATCAACAGTATCGTACGTTTGTGGATGCTAATTATCAGGATCTGCATTTGCTTCAGTGGACATATGCATATCCATTTGAAGGTGTTGAGCAGGATGCACTTTTGTACTATACCAAAACCCCCGGTGCAACGACATCAGTCATAAATGATATAATTAGTGCTTACACTTCTTCAATGGTTTCAAATAATGCTGACAACCTTCCTGCATATTTAAGTAGAACCGATGCGTATAGTGCATGGCTGGCAGATAATAATTACACATGGAACAGCAATCAGACGAAATCCAAACAGGCAAACATGTTTTTAAATATGAATGCCTATAATCTAAGCACGGTAAATCAAAATAATTTTACGAATGCAGCTGCAGGGTATGTCCATTATTTCCATGGTGTAAATCCTAATTCGAAAACATTTATAAGCAATATGGGTTCTTTTGGGGCAGAAAATTCTGTTTCTCAATTTTATCATGCATGGTTTGAAAACGGAAGTCCGCTCTGGGATGAAGTTGGCGTATCCACTTATGGTCCGCCACCAGGCTATATTCCCGGTGGACCAAATCCCGGTTATTCGCTTGATGGTTGCTGCCCGGGTTCATGTGGAAGTCCGATTAATAATGCACTCTGTAATATAAACGTAACACCACCAATGAATCAACCGATTCAAAAGTCGTATAAAGATTTTAATGATAACTGGCCATTGAATTCATGGACAGTAACAGAAGCCGGGATTTATACAAATGCTGCTTATGTAAAAATGATTTCGAAATTTGCTTCACCTTTGTGTCTGCCTACAACTATTTCTGCGTTGAATTTATCGGATGAAGGAAAGATCATTAAATCAATTTTTCCTTCGCCTTCTAAGAACGAGGTGACAGTTATACTGAACAGACTTATTTCAGGTGGAAAGATTTCTTTGTTTGATATCAGTGGAAGAAATGTTTTTGAAAGATCTATCGATAATGAGAATTCCATACTGATTGATTTATCAGCAGTAACATCCGGAATGTATGTTTTGAAAGTTAATTCAGGTGAGATTACTGAAGTTGCCAGAGTGGTAAAGCAATAA
- a CDS encoding ABC transporter permease: MNLRLIFSISKSLLLARLKQTVVAAVGVTFSITMFVTLLSFMTGLNTMLDGLILNRTPHVRLFNDIKPAKVQPIDASPEFKGDYNFINSIKSGAGRKEIYNSGAIIQKIKTDDRVLGLAPRINAPVFFNDGAIEITASINGVDVQEETRLFHFNEYVTTGNPIDLKNVSNSIILGKALAQKLLANVGDVVQLTTSQGERFPLKVVGYFESGLLDFDKTQAYASIGTVQKILGKDKSYVTDLQVKLKDILLAPEVAKEYAELFQTDAEDIQTANSQFETGSRVRSIISYSVGITLLIVAGFGIYNILNMMIFEKMETIAILKATGFAGIDVKRIFLTIAMTIGFVGGIAGLLFGFLLSSLIDQIPFNTAALPTVTTFPINYNIVYYFIGGIFSLITTYFAGFFPARKAGKVDPVVIIRGK; this comes from the coding sequence ATGAATCTCCGGCTGATCTTTAGTATTTCTAAATCTCTTTTGCTTGCCAGATTGAAGCAGACTGTTGTTGCAGCAGTTGGTGTCACGTTCAGTATTACGATGTTCGTAACACTTTTGAGTTTCATGACAGGCTTAAATACTATGTTGGATGGTCTGATACTTAATCGCACACCACATGTACGCTTATTCAATGACATCAAACCTGCAAAAGTTCAGCCGATTGATGCGTCACCTGAATTTAAAGGAGATTATAATTTTATCAATTCGATTAAATCGGGTGCCGGACGAAAAGAGATCTATAATAGCGGCGCAATCATACAAAAAATAAAAACCGATGATCGGGTTTTAGGATTAGCTCCGCGGATCAATGCTCCTGTTTTTTTTAACGATGGTGCTATTGAGATCACTGCATCTATCAATGGTGTTGATGTTCAGGAAGAGACCCGGCTTTTCCACTTCAATGAATATGTTACAACAGGAAATCCAATCGATCTGAAGAATGTTTCAAACAGTATCATTCTTGGTAAAGCACTTGCGCAAAAATTACTGGCAAATGTAGGAGATGTAGTACAACTCACGACCTCGCAAGGTGAGCGGTTTCCATTGAAAGTCGTAGGATATTTTGAATCCGGCTTACTTGATTTTGATAAGACGCAGGCATATGCCTCAATAGGAACTGTTCAGAAGATTTTAGGAAAAGATAAAAGTTATGTGACCGATCTTCAGGTTAAGCTGAAAGACATTTTACTTGCACCTGAAGTAGCAAAAGAATATGCAGAACTTTTTCAAACGGATGCAGAAGATATTCAGACAGCCAATTCGCAATTTGAAACAGGTAGCCGTGTTCGATCAATAATATCTTATTCGGTTGGAATTACACTTCTTATTGTTGCGGGATTCGGCATCTATAACATTCTCAACATGATGATCTTTGAAAAAATGGAGACGATTGCTATACTGAAAGCAACGGGCTTTGCAGGGATAGATGTAAAACGGATTTTTCTCACCATTGCAATGACAATAGGGTTTGTCGGTGGAATAGCAGGATTACTTTTTGGATTTCTGTTATCGTCATTGATCGATCAGATTCCATTCAATACAGCAGCATTGCCAACTGTAACAACGTTTCCGATCAACTACAATATTGTTTATTATTTCATTGGAGGAATTTTTTCTTTGATCACAACCTACTTCGCAGGATTTTTCCCGGCACGCAAAGCAGGGAAAGTTGATCCTGTTGTTATAATCAGGGGGAAATAA
- a CDS encoding ABC transporter ATP-binding protein, with translation MSEIILESRSINKNFHDPVTVQVLKDINFKVSKGEFVSVVGKSGCGKSTLLYILSTMDTDYTGELLIDDISMSGKTESELARVRNEKIGFVFQFHYLLNEFSALKNVMLPGLKLAKYSEQEVEHRAMELMKKLSIEQLALKKANQLSGGEKQRVAIARALINDPDIIMGDEPTGNLDKKNSEIVFDILKQLTIEFKQTMLIVTHDPEFAEKTQRVIEMEDGRIIKQ, from the coding sequence ATGAGCGAAATAATTTTAGAATCCAGAAGTATCAATAAGAATTTTCATGATCCTGTTACAGTTCAGGTGTTGAAGGATATTAATTTCAAAGTCAGTAAAGGTGAATTTGTATCTGTAGTGGGTAAGTCAGGTTGTGGAAAATCTACGCTATTATATATTCTTTCGACGATGGATACAGATTATACAGGTGAATTACTGATTGACGATATTTCAATGTCAGGCAAAACAGAGAGTGAACTTGCTCGGGTCCGCAATGAAAAAATAGGTTTTGTATTTCAGTTTCATTATTTATTGAATGAATTTTCTGCTTTGAAAAATGTAATGCTACCGGGTTTGAAACTTGCCAAGTATTCAGAACAGGAAGTAGAGCATCGCGCTATGGAGTTAATGAAGAAACTCAGCATTGAGCAGTTAGCGTTAAAAAAAGCAAATCAATTGTCAGGTGGCGAGAAACAGCGTGTAGCTATTGCACGTGCCTTAATAAATGACCCCGACATTATCATGGGTGATGAGCCAACAGGTAATCTCGACAAGAAGAACAGTGAAATAGTTTTCGATATTCTCAAGCAGTTAACAATAGAATTCAAGCAAACAATGTTAATAGTAACTCATGACCCGGAGTTTGCGGAGAAGACGCAGAGGGTGATTGAGATGGAGGATGGTAGGATTATTAAGCAGTAG
- a CDS encoding type 1 glutamine amidotransferase produces MKLKGKNVAILMTDGVEDSEFRVPYKKLIDEGANVHVISPSGKEVKTWKDHQWGEAVSCDKKLSEVKASDYDALVLPGGVMNPDALRMDKDAVAFAKHFMQESKPIAAICHGPWLLIETGMLQDKNMTSWPSLKTDLTNAGAKWEDKEVVVDNGLVTSRKPDDLDAFCEKMVEEIVEGCMLKLKI; encoded by the coding sequence ATGAAATTAAAAGGAAAGAATGTAGCTATACTGATGACAGATGGCGTTGAGGATTCTGAATTCAGAGTTCCATACAAAAAATTAATTGATGAAGGCGCTAATGTGCATGTAATTTCACCTTCAGGCAAAGAAGTGAAAACATGGAAAGATCATCAATGGGGCGAAGCAGTATCATGCGACAAGAAACTTAGTGAAGTTAAAGCATCAGATTATGATGCGCTTGTCTTGCCCGGTGGAGTTATGAATCCGGATGCATTACGCATGGACAAAGATGCCGTGGCTTTTGCCAAGCACTTTATGCAGGAATCAAAACCAATTGCTGCAATTTGTCATGGGCCGTGGTTGCTGATAGAAACAGGTATGTTGCAAGACAAAAACATGACTTCATGGCCTTCCCTGAAAACTGATCTGACAAATGCCGGTGCAAAGTGGGAAGATAAAGAAGTTGTAGTCGACAATGGACTTGTAACAAGCCGTAAGCCGGATGATCTGGATGCGTTTTGTGAGAAAATGGTGGAGGAGATTGTGGAGGGGTGCATGCTTAAATTAAAAATTTAA
- a CDS encoding alpha/beta hydrolase: MPSVKLSSSTDNHQHHLHYQEAGSGKPVILIHGWPLTSIMWEYQIDHLVQNGFRVITYDRRGFGESCRPWGNYDYDTLTSDLNELITALNLSDVALVGFSMGGGEVVRYFSKFGGKGVTKAVLISSITPYMLKTPDNPDGVPQEMFDKMLAAMKEDRIAFLDDFGETFFGVTLLNNNISDQSLNYYLNVCSQASPHATIECAKSFSSTDFRSEMSSVNVPTLIIHGDKDETVPIKPTALEATKVIKNNKLIVYEGEPHGIWFTQKDRLNKDLVTFLMS; this comes from the coding sequence ATGCCTTCTGTCAAACTTTCATCATCAACCGATAATCACCAACATCATCTTCATTATCAGGAAGCCGGTTCGGGTAAACCTGTTATTTTAATTCATGGCTGGCCACTAACCAGTATAATGTGGGAATATCAGATCGATCACTTGGTTCAAAACGGTTTCCGCGTGATCACTTACGATCGCAGAGGATTCGGAGAATCATGCAGACCGTGGGGTAACTACGATTATGATACATTAACATCTGACCTGAATGAACTGATTACAGCTCTCAATTTATCAGATGTTGCTCTCGTTGGATTTTCTATGGGTGGAGGAGAAGTTGTACGTTACTTCAGCAAGTTTGGAGGTAAAGGTGTAACAAAAGCTGTACTCATTTCATCGATCACTCCATATATGTTAAAAACGCCTGACAATCCCGATGGAGTTCCGCAGGAAATGTTTGATAAAATGCTTGCAGCCATGAAAGAAGACCGCATTGCATTTCTCGATGACTTTGGTGAAACATTTTTCGGCGTTACGCTATTGAATAATAACATCAGTGATCAATCATTGAATTATTATCTGAATGTTTGTTCGCAAGCATCTCCACATGCTACAATTGAATGTGCGAAAAGTTTTTCTTCAACGGATTTCAGAAGTGAGATGTCATCAGTGAATGTTCCGACTCTCATTATTCACGGCGACAAAGACGAGACAGTTCCTATCAAACCAACTGCCTTGGAAGCGACGAAGGTCATAAAGAATAACAAGCTTATTGTTTATGAAGGAGAGCCGCATGGGATATGGTTTACGCAGAAGGATAGGCTGAATAAAGACTTGGTAACGTTTTTAATGAGTTAG
- the atpC gene encoding ATP synthase F1 subunit epsilon: MHLEIITPDKKIFAGEVTSVSVPGKSGRFEMLNNHAPIISTLLNGKVKVKDKEGVKTFDVKGGVVEMLNNKVIILAEGA, from the coding sequence ATGCATTTAGAGATCATCACTCCCGATAAAAAAATCTTCGCAGGCGAAGTAACTTCAGTTTCCGTTCCCGGAAAAAGTGGTCGCTTCGAAATGCTCAACAATCACGCACCGATCATTTCTACTCTCCTTAATGGTAAAGTAAAAGTGAAAGACAAAGAAGGCGTAAAAACTTTCGATGTAAAAGGCGGAGTTGTGGAGATGCTGAATAATAAAGTTATTATTCTGGCGGAAGGGGCTTAA
- a CDS encoding F0F1 ATP synthase subunit beta, with product MANIGKITQIIGAVIDVSFEDEGSVLPNVLDALEIERPGNTPIILECQQHIGEDRIRTISMESTDGLTRGMNVRSLGAPIQMPAGDIIKGRLFNVTGDAIDGIGAVSKQISVPIHRQAPRFEDLSTEAEVLFTGIKVIDLIEPYSKGGKIGLFGGAGVGKTVLIMELINNIAKSYSGLSVFAGVGERTREGNDLLREMIESGVIRYGDEFKHSMESGGWDLSKVDMAELAKSQATLVFGQMNEPPGARARVALSGLTVAEYFRDGDEKSGGRDILFFIDNIFRFTQAGSEVSALLGRMPSAVGYQPTLATEMGLMQERITSTKRGSITSVQAVYVPADDLTDPAPPTTFAHLDATTVLNRMISELGIYPAVDPLDSTSRILSPAVVGEEHYNTAQRVKNILQRYKELQDIIAILGMDELSDEDKLTVSRARRVQRFLSQPFNVAEQFTGLKGVIVPIEETIKGFNMIMNGEVDEYPEAAFNLVGTIDDAIAKGKKILAEAQK from the coding sequence ATGGCGAATATTGGAAAAATCACCCAAATTATCGGAGCCGTTATTGACGTCAGCTTCGAAGATGAAGGCAGTGTATTACCAAATGTCCTTGACGCATTGGAAATCGAGCGTCCGGGAAATACTCCTATTATCCTTGAATGTCAGCAACATATCGGTGAAGACCGGATCCGTACGATCTCTATGGAATCGACTGACGGCTTGACTCGCGGAATGAATGTCCGTAGTCTGGGCGCTCCGATCCAAATGCCGGCAGGAGATATCATCAAGGGTCGTCTGTTCAATGTAACAGGTGATGCTATCGATGGAATCGGTGCAGTTTCAAAACAAATTTCAGTTCCTATCCACCGTCAGGCTCCTCGTTTCGAAGACCTTTCGACGGAAGCGGAAGTACTTTTCACAGGTATCAAAGTAATTGACCTTATCGAGCCATACTCAAAAGGTGGTAAAATCGGTCTGTTCGGTGGTGCCGGTGTTGGTAAGACCGTATTGATCATGGAATTGATCAACAATATTGCAAAAAGCTACTCAGGACTTTCAGTTTTCGCCGGTGTAGGTGAGCGTACCCGTGAGGGAAATGACCTTCTTCGTGAGATGATCGAATCAGGCGTTATCCGTTATGGTGACGAATTCAAACATTCAATGGAAAGCGGCGGCTGGGATTTGTCAAAAGTTGACATGGCTGAGCTTGCTAAATCACAAGCGACATTGGTGTTCGGACAAATGAATGAGCCCCCTGGAGCACGTGCACGTGTTGCCCTTTCAGGACTTACTGTAGCGGAATATTTCCGTGACGGTGATGAGAAATCAGGTGGTCGTGATATCCTTTTCTTCATCGACAATATCTTCCGTTTCACTCAGGCAGGTTCTGAGGTATCGGCCCTTCTTGGTCGTATGCCTTCAGCCGTAGGTTACCAGCCTACTCTTGCTACTGAAATGGGATTGATGCAAGAGCGTATCACTTCAACAAAACGTGGATCTATTACTTCGGTTCAGGCCGTTTACGTTCCTGCCGATGATTTAACTGATCCGGCTCCGCCTACTACGTTTGCCCATTTGGATGCAACAACTGTATTGAACCGTATGATCTCTGAGTTGGGTATCTACCCTGCGGTGGATCCATTAGATTCTACATCCCGTATCCTTTCTCCTGCTGTTGTTGGTGAAGAGCATTACAATACTGCGCAACGTGTGAAGAACATTCTTCAGCGATACAAAGAACTTCAGGATATCATTGCCATCCTTGGTATGGACGAGTTAAGTGACGAAGATAAATTGACAGTGTCTCGTGCACGTCGTGTTCAGCGTTTCCTTTCTCAGCCGTTCAACGTTGCTGAGCAGTTCACAGGATTAAAAGGTGTGATCGTTCCGATCGAAGAAACTATCAAAGGTTTCAACATGATCATGAATGGTGAAGTGGATGAATATCCGGAAGCAGCTTTCAACTTAGTAGGAACAATTGATGACGCTATTGCAAAAGGAAAGAAAATCCTTGCGGAAGCTCAAAAATAA
- a CDS encoding UDP-N-acetylmuramoyl-tripeptide--D-alanyl-D-alanine ligase has protein sequence MSQIEIIYQHFLANPVVSTDTRTISTGCIFFALKGPTFNGNTFAGQALELGASLVVVDEKDYKIDERCILVDDCLKALQLLAQHHRSKCDFPFLAITGSNGKTTTKELIRNVLAKKFNVHATKGNLNNHIGVPLTILSMPAKTNFAVIEMGANHQKEIDLLCSIAMPDYGLITNVGKAHLEGFGGFEGVKKGKGEMYAHLHGQGRTAFINTDNEHLNKMADEYKPEKIISYGTSSNVFCKGELISSEPTITLHWKCESAHGEIQTQMIGAYNFENILSAICIGNYFRVKPEDINEAIAAYVPDNSRSQIIQYGTNTIVLDAYNANPSSMEAALRNFEKMQSDSKIICIGDMAELGEESVAEHKRIIEQLKKMHFQQLILVGKNFGVYANEIKSMHFENSSLAADYFKKNLPENSLILVKGSRSSKMELLIN, from the coding sequence ATGTCGCAAATCGAAATAATCTACCAACACTTTCTAGCAAATCCTGTTGTTTCAACTGATACCAGAACTATCTCCACAGGCTGTATATTTTTTGCGTTGAAAGGTCCTACGTTCAACGGAAATACTTTTGCCGGACAAGCATTGGAACTTGGTGCATCACTGGTGGTAGTTGATGAGAAAGATTACAAGATAGATGAACGTTGCATTCTTGTTGATGATTGTCTGAAAGCTCTTCAGCTATTAGCGCAACATCATCGATCGAAATGTGATTTTCCATTTTTAGCCATAACAGGATCGAATGGAAAAACGACAACGAAAGAACTGATCAGAAATGTTCTTGCAAAAAAATTCAATGTTCATGCAACGAAAGGAAATCTGAATAATCACATCGGTGTGCCGCTTACAATTTTGTCGATGCCTGCAAAAACAAATTTTGCTGTCATTGAAATGGGTGCAAATCATCAGAAGGAAATTGATTTGTTGTGCAGCATTGCCATGCCGGATTACGGATTGATCACTAATGTTGGTAAAGCGCATTTGGAAGGTTTCGGCGGATTTGAAGGCGTGAAAAAAGGAAAGGGGGAGATGTATGCACATCTGCACGGACAAGGCCGGACTGCATTTATCAATACAGACAATGAACATCTGAATAAAATGGCAGATGAATACAAGCCTGAAAAGATAATTTCTTACGGAACATCGTCAAACGTTTTTTGCAAAGGCGAACTGATTTCATCTGAACCGACAATTACGTTGCACTGGAAATGTGAAAGTGCACACGGTGAAATTCAGACTCAGATGATCGGTGCTTACAATTTCGAAAATATTTTAAGCGCAATCTGCATCGGAAATTATTTCCGTGTGAAACCCGAAGATATTAATGAAGCCATCGCTGCATATGTTCCTGATAACAGTCGTTCGCAGATCATTCAATACGGAACGAATACAATAGTGCTCGATGCATACAATGCCAATCCAAGTAGCATGGAAGCTGCGCTTCGTAATTTTGAAAAGATGCAATCGGATTCGAAGATCATTTGTATTGGTGACATGGCGGAATTAGGAGAAGAAAGTGTTGCGGAACATAAACGAATTATTGAGCAGTTGAAAAAAATGCATTTTCAACAATTGATCTTAGTGGGAAAAAATTTCGGAGTATATGCGAATGAAATAAAAAGTATGCACTTTGAAAATTCAAGTTTAGCCGCTGATTATTTCAAAAAGAATCTTCCGGAGAATTCGTTGATTCTTGTTAAGGGGTCGCGGAGTTCAAAAATGGAGTTGCTTATCAATTAA
- a CDS encoding polysaccharide biosynthesis tyrosine autokinase, translating to MKELQNKRKSLSYGSSAQSPALKVIDEQIGQTKRSLVESINNLRNLTKTGLQGINSQLSKYENDIRKIPNIERELLAIQRNFTVNENIYVYLLQKKAETGIAKATAVSDNKVLDTATVNDIPVIPNSKAVAIITLMLILIVPLLIILLQSYIRNTISNREDIEKMTKTPIIGVVGHHTTGERLVVSTKPKSSIAEAFRSIRANLMFFGLSDQHKIVLITSSVGGEGKSFSTLNLAAVLSLQSHKVIIVGMDLRKPQLVQDLGVSNDIGVSTYLIGKSSLESVICKTNVPGLDIIPAGPVPPNPAELLAKKETINLMNELREMYDYIIIDTPPVGIVSDAMMLMNLADINIFILRENYSKKDYIKTINTYYTAGQVKNICILLNDAGNHQRYGYGYGYSYGYHGYGYYDEDSKPKGVFGKIFKRKQV from the coding sequence TTGAAAGAGCTACAGAATAAGCGTAAGAGTTTATCGTACGGTTCAAGCGCGCAGTCGCCGGCATTGAAGGTTATCGATGAGCAGATCGGGCAAACAAAACGATCATTAGTTGAAAGCATCAACAACCTCCGCAATCTGACAAAAACAGGATTACAGGGAATCAATTCACAACTTTCAAAATACGAGAACGACATTCGTAAAATTCCGAATATTGAACGCGAATTATTAGCGATTCAAAGGAACTTTACTGTCAATGAAAATATTTACGTTTATCTACTTCAGAAAAAAGCGGAGACAGGAATTGCCAAAGCAACTGCTGTAAGCGACAACAAAGTTCTGGACACTGCAACAGTGAATGACATTCCTGTTATTCCAAATAGTAAAGCCGTTGCGATAATTACTTTGATGCTGATCCTGATCGTTCCTTTGCTGATCATTTTACTTCAGAGTTATATCCGTAATACGATCTCCAATCGCGAAGACATTGAGAAGATGACCAAGACACCGATCATTGGAGTTGTCGGACATCACACTACAGGCGAAAGACTGGTTGTTTCTACTAAACCAAAATCGTCGATTGCTGAAGCTTTTCGTTCCATTCGTGCTAACCTCATGTTTTTCGGTTTATCTGATCAACACAAGATCGTATTGATCACATCAAGTGTTGGTGGCGAAGGGAAATCTTTTTCGACATTAAATCTTGCCGCAGTTCTTTCACTGCAAAGTCATAAGGTGATCATTGTCGGAATGGATCTGCGCAAGCCGCAGTTGGTACAGGATCTTGGAGTGAGTAATGATATTGGCGTGAGCACTTATCTCATAGGTAAAAGTTCACTCGAAAGCGTGATCTGCAAAACAAATGTTCCCGGACTCGACATCATTCCTGCAGGACCGGTTCCACCTAATCCGGCTGAATTACTTGCGAAGAAAGAAACGATCAATCTGATGAATGAATTGCGTGAGATGTACGATTACATTATTATCGACACACCACCGGTCGGAATCGTTAGTGACGCTATGATGCTAATGAATCTTGCTGACATCAACATCTTTATTCTACGAGAAAATTATTCGAAGAAGGATTACATCAAGACTATCAACACCTACTACACTGCCGGACAAGTAAAAAACATTTGTATACTTTTAAATGACGCAGGAAATCATCAGCGTTACGGTTATGGATACGGGTATAGTTACGGGTATCACGGGTATGGGTATTATGATGAGGATTCGAAGCCGAAAGGAGTATTTGGAAAAATTTTCAAAAGGAAGCAAGTTTAA